From the genome of Denticeps clupeoides chromosome 4, fDenClu1.1, whole genome shotgun sequence, one region includes:
- the eif4g1a gene encoding eukaryotic translation initiation factor 4 gamma 1a isoform X3, which produces MNKPPQPITGPPSVPLPAPSPGLTQPPFPAGQPQTVVYTPQMNTAPQPRQGGFRSLQFYPNRPSLPGNAPRVPPSSTPRAVAPPHVYQSGSQMMMIPQQQLQFANSQGAYFIQSGQFRTPYMAQTQQYSVPSGTTGFYPNTNPAEYSTYESSLSVRERRGGGGRSAGRENGRLSLHGAPLTSQRYPAGAYYPAQPQYPPSVPAQPVMLNPAQQPPPPPQQPPPQQQGLSKRERKQIRIRDPNQGGRDITEEIMSGGRTTSTPTPPQAPEMIAIQTNGDVLPPPAVVNRAEEQVNPVNAPATSTPPPPTQTTEQPSSEQPEVPTSTNASPVPEVETVPCGDLVPIPPGEDPKAIAAASPSPPPAPTSPPPELHVSDCIDGPVPPEAPSAQDELHISLATVGQSPIQDDEVEQEVHEEKQESLDMQPEPILDPITEPALVTVELNVEATPAPSMANGSAEPVKEVEPSPAPLMPPQPDMESTVNKPDEVCLPNGVSQDAEEPHEEKLESVPLAITEPKISEELECTPLVDATPVEEETEIPEETPSSTDSAIADDTTMQAAVPVLKKKKRLKDLDRKNVGDVLDAFKEPEVEPVPEPVPPKVELAEPRTATPPVITPDDSEETWEEKEDKLDAENIEPDAPKVEQKYQYKEDQWKPINPEEKKRYDREFLLGFQFIGASMNKPEGLPQISDVVLDKANKTPLRPLDPSRLINCGPDFTPSFANLGRQSSSGRGPPPGPRRSQQGPRKEPRKIIASVSLNDDIQLNKAEKAWKPAVKKQTRSRAAEEDPEDDSEGAKTQDLFRRVRSILNKLTPQMFQQLMKQVSEFTIDTEERLKGVIDLIFEKAISEPNFSVAYANMCRCLMGLKVPTSDKPGVTVNFRKLLLNRCQKEFEKDKDDDEILEQKQKELDAAADEEEKQRLSVELEESKDKARRRSLGNIKFIGELFKLKMLTEPIMHDCIVKLLKNHDEESLECLCRLLSTIGKDLDFEKAKPRMDQYFNQMEKIIKERKTSSRIRFMLQDVLDLRRSNWVPRRVVDQGPKTIDQIHKEAEMEEHREQIKVQQQLMSKKDTPRPTRGGPHGSGGRGSQPQDEGWNTVPISKNRPIDTSRLSKITKPGALDFNNQLLAPGGKGTWGSWGKGSSGGSGAKPSESAESGRPATSTLNRFSALQQPGVSSTSSSSSMDSDRRVPHRSSSSRDRSDRDRVDRERGDRNRFDRFERRDSRDDRSADRNRPTVTKRSFSKESEERSHGADGRGEAVRRVASMTDDRSGRGSRDRSKESVKCEPTPPTATAKPALSEDEVDKKSKAIVEEYLHINDMKEALQCVQELNSTSLLFVFVRNGVESTLERSTIAREHMGLLAHQLVTKGVLPPEQFYKGLHETLELADDMAIDIPHIWLYLAEIITPMLQEGGIPMGQLFKEISKPLLPIGKAAVLLVQILNLLCKGLSHKKAGALWVEAGLNWKDFLPEDEDVNQFVTEQNVEFTLREESDQPTKKELTMEDLIKQLDKLIQDKASNQRIHDWVEANLDEHQISSQFVRSLMTSVCQSAIIYENPYKVNVEQITQRAKLLQKYLSDDQKELQALYALQALMVQMEQPANLLRMFFDTLYDEDVIKEEAFYKWESSKDPAEQQGKGVALKSVTAFFTWLREAEEESDNS; this is translated from the exons ATGAATAAACCACCGCAGCCTATAACAGGACCCCCTTCAGTCCCCCTCCCTGCCCCATCCCCAGGGTTGACCCAG CCTCCCTTTCCTGCCGGCCAGCCTCAAACTGTTGTCTATACTCCACAGATGAACACTGCCCCGCAGCCCAGACAG GGTGGATTCAGGTCACTGCAG TTTTATCCAAACCGGCCCAGTCTGCCCGGCAATGCCCCCCGGGTCCCGCCGAGCAGCACTCCGCGGGCTGTGGCGCCTCCCCATGTCTACCAGTCTGGCTCTCAGATGATGATGATcccccagcagcagctgcagttTGCCAATTCTCAAGGCGCCTATTTCATCCAGTCAGGCCAG TTCCGCACACCGTACATGGCGCAGACGCAACAGTATTCTGTGCCAAGTGGAACAACTGGGTTTTACCCTAATACCAATCCAGCTGAATATAGTACATATG AGTCCTCTCTTTCTGTGAGAGAGaggcgggggggtggggggaggtcAGCTGGGCGGGAGAACGGGCGTCTGTCTCTCCACGGCGCTCCCCTCACCTCCCAGCGCTACCCTG CAGGAGCATATTACCCTGCCCAGCCTCAGTACCCTCCCTCTGTGCCAGCCCAGCCGGTCATGTTGAACCCTGCTCAAcagccaccacctccaccacaacAGCCTCCACCCCAACAGCAAGGCTTGTCTAAAAGGGAGCGCAAGCAG ATCAGAATACGAGATCCTAACCAGGGAGGACGTGACATAACTGAAGAAATCATGTCCGGTGGAAGAACCACGTCGACACCCACTCCTCCTCAG GCTCCTGAAATGATTGCCATTCAAACTAATGGTGATGTGTTGCCGCCTCCTGCAGTTGTGAACAGAGCAG AGGAGCAAGTGAATCCTGTTAATGCTCCAGCTACCTCCACCCCACCACCTCCTACACAGACCACTGAGCAGCCCTCTTCCGAGCAGCCGGAAGTGCCCACTTCTACCAATGCCAGCCCTGTCCCTGAGGTTGAAACTGTCCCATGTGGCGATCTAGTCCCCATTCCCCCTGGTGAGGACCCAAAGGCAATTGCTGCTGCATCTCCCTCACCACCTCCAGCTCCAACTTCTCCCCCACCAGAGCTTCACGTATCTGACTGCATTGATGGGCCAGTGCCTCCTGAAGCCCCTTCAGCTCAGGATGAACTCCATATTAGCCTGGCTACAGTGGGCCAGTCCCCTATTCAGGATGATGAGGTGGAACAAGAGGTCCATGAAGAAAAACAAGAGTCTCTGGACATGCAGCCAGAGCCAATCTTGGATCCGATAACAGAGCCTGCCCTCGTCACAGTCGAACTTAATGTTGAGGCTACTCCAGCTCCATCCATGGCCAATGGTAGTGCTGAACCTGTGAAGGAAGTTGAGCCCTCCCCTGCCCCCTTGATGCCGCCTCAGCCTGATATGGAGTCTACAGTAAACAAACCAGATGAAGTTTGCCTACCTAACGGTGTCTCTCAGGACGCTGAGGAGCCACACGAGGAGAAGCTTGAAAGCGTCCCTTTGGCCATTACTGAACCTAAGATTTCCGAAGAGCTTGAGTGTACGCCTTTGGTTGATGCTACCCCTGTAGAAGAGGAGACTGAGATTCCAGAGGAGACTCCCTCATCCACAGACAGCGCCATTGCTGATGACACCACTATGCAAG CTGCTGTGCCTgttttaaagaagaagaaaagattgAAAGATCTTGACCGAAAGAATGTTGGTGATGTCTTGGATGCCTTTAAAGAG cccGAGGTAGAACCAGTCCCTGAACCCGTGCCCCCGAAGGTTGAGTTGGCAGAGCCACGCACTGCTACGCCCCCAGTAATTACTCCTGATGACTCTGAGGAGACatgggaggagaaggaggataAGCTTGATGCTGAAAACATTGAACCAGATGCACCAAAAGTTGAGCAGAAGTATCAGTACAAAGAAG ATCAATGGAAGCCCATTAACccagaagagaagaagaggtATGATCGTGAGTTCTTGTTGGGCTTCCAGTTTATTGGTGCCAGCATGAACAAGCCTGAGGGTTTGCCACAGATCAGCGACGTTGTGCTTGACAAG GCTAATAAGACGCCATTGCGTCCTTTGGACCCAAGCCGTCTGATAAACTGTGGCCCAGATTTCACCCCGTCCTTTGCCAACCTTGGCAGACAGTCCTCCAGTGGCAGAGGCcct CCCCCTGGCCCACGGCGGTCTCAGCAGGGTCCAAGGAAGGAACCACGGAAGATCATCGCCAGTGTGTCGCTCAATGATGACATACAGCTGAATAAGGCAGAGAAAGCATGGAAACCTGCAGTCAAGAAGCAGACCCGCAGTCGTGCTGCAGAAGAGGACCCTGAAGATGACTCTGAGGGCGCCAAAACACAGGATCTGTTTCGCCGTGTGAGGAGCATTTTGAATAAACTCACACCTCAGATGTTCCAGCAGCTGATGAAACAGGTGTCTGAGTTTACCATTGACACAGAAGAGAGGCTCAAGGGTGTTATTGACCTGATCTTTGAGAAAGCCATTTCTGAACCCAACTTCTCTGTAGCTTATGCCAACATGTGCCGCTGCCTTATGGGG CTGAAAGTCCCCACATCAGATAAGCCTGGAGTCACTGTGAATTTTCGCAAGCTGCTGCTTAACCGTTGTCAGAAGGAGTTTGAGAAGGACAAGGACGATGATGAGATCCTTGAGCAAAAGCAGAAAGAAttggatgctgctgctgat gaggaagagaagCAACGACTGAGTGTTGAGCTTGAGGAGTCCAAGGACAAAGCTCGGCGGCGGTCTCTTGGCAACATCAAATTCATTGGAGAACTGTTTAAGCTCAAGATGTTGACAGAGCCCATTATGCATGACTGCATAGTCAAGCTGCTGAAAAACCATGATGAGGAAAGCCTGGAGTGTTTGTGCCGCCTCCTGTCAACTATTGGCAAGGACCTGGACTTTGAGAAAGCCAAG CCACGTATGGACCAGTACTTCAACCAGATGGAGAAGATAATCAAGGAGAGGAAAACATCATCTAGAATTCGTTTCATGCTTCAGGATGTTCTGGACTTAAGAAGG AGCAACTGGGTGCCCAGAAGAGTAGTAGACCAGGGGCCCAAGACCATTGACCAGATCCACAAAGAAGCAGAAATGGAAGAGCACAGAGAGCAGATCAAAGTACAGCAGCAGCTCATGTCCAAGAAAGACACACCAAGACCCACCCGAGGAGGACCTCATGGGTCTGGGGGTCGTGGCAGTCAGCCACAAGATGAGGGCTGGAATACTGTCCCGATCAGCAAGAACAGACCCATTGATACCAGCCGCCTCAGCAAGATCACTAAG CCTGGAGCCTTGGACTTTAACAACCAGCTCCTAGCCCCTGGAGGAAAGGGCACTTGGGGCAGCTGGGGCAAGGGCAGCAGTGGAGGCAGTGGGGCCAAACCCAGTGAGTCAG CAGAGTCTGGCCGTCCGGCCACCAGCACCCTAAATCGCTTTTCAGCTCTGCAGCAGCCGGGAGTCTCGTCCacttcctcgtcttcctccaTGGACTCTGACAGACGAGTGCCACACAG GAGCAGCTCCAGTCGAGATCGTAGTGACCGGGATCGTGTGGACCGGGAGCGTGGCGATCGTAATCGTTTTGACCGGTTTGAGAGGCGTGATAGCCGGGATGACCGTAGTGCAGACAGGAATCGTCCAACTGTGACCAAGCGCAGCTTTAGCAAAGAGAGTGAGGAGCGTAGCCATGGAGCGGATGGCCGTGGAGAAGCTGTGCGTCGTGTTGCTAGTATGACTGATGACCGATCAGGACGTGGTTCCAGGGACAGGAGCAAGGAGAGCG TGAAGTGTGAACCCACCCCACCCACAGCTACAGCCAAGCCAGCCCTCAGTGAGGACGAGGTGGATAAGAAGTCTAAGGCTATTGTTGAGGAGTACCTGCACATCAATGACATGAAG GAGGCACTGCAGTGTGTGCAGGAGCTGAAcagcacatctctgctcttcgTCTTTGTGCGGAATGGTGTGGAGTCCACACTGGAGCGCAGCACAATTGCCAGGGAGCACATGGGCCTCTTGGCTCACCAACTCGTCACTAAGGGTGTACTACCTCCAGAGCAGTTCTACAAAGG ACTGCATGAAACTCTGGAATTGGCAGATGACATGGCCATAGACATTCCCCACATATGGCTATACCTGGCTGAGATAATCACCCCCATGCTTCAGGAGGGTGGAATTCCCATGGGACAACTCTTCAA agaAATTTCAAAACCACTGCTGCCTATTGGAAAAGCTGCGGTCCTCCTGGTGCAGATTCTTAATCTGTTGTGCAAAGGACTT AGCCATAAAAAGGCTGGAGCACTTTGGGTTGAGGCTGGGCTCAATTGGAAGGACTTTTTGCCAGAGGATGAAGATGTCAACCAGTTTGTCACAGAACAG AATGTGGAGTTTACTCTTAGGGAAGAGTCAGATCAACCTACTAAAAAGGAGCTTACTATGGAGGATTTGATCAAGCAGCTGGACAAACTCATCCAGGACAAAGCTAGCAACCAGAGGATCCATGACTGGGTGGAA GCTAATTTGGATGAGCACCAGATCTCTAGTCAGTTTGTGAGATCGCTCATGACTTCTGTCTGTCAGTCGGCCATTATTT ATGAAAACCCATACAAAGTGAATGTGGAGCAAATTACTCAAAGGGCCAAACTCCTCCAGAAGTACCTGAGTGATGACCAGAAGGAACTGCAGGCACTTTATGCTCTCCAGGCACTCATGGTGCAGATGGAGCAACCTGCTA ACTTGCTACGCATGTTTTTTGACACACTCTACGATGAGGATGTGATTAAGGAGGAGGCCTTCTACAAATGGGAGTCCAGCAAGGATCCTGCTGAGCAGCAGGGAAAGGGTGTGGCCCTGAAGTCAGTGACAGCCTTTTTCACCTGGCTTCGTGAAGCAGAAGAGGAGTCAGACAACAGCTAG
- the eif4g1a gene encoding eukaryotic translation initiation factor 4 gamma 1a isoform X5 — MNKPPQPITGPPSVPLPAPSPGLTQPPFPAGQPQTVVYTPQMNTAPQPRQFAPGPRALHQQGGFRSLQFYPNRPSLPGNAPRVPPSSTPRAVAPPHVYQSGSQMMMIPQQQLQFANSQGAYFIQSGQFRTPYMAQTQQYSVPSGTTGFYPNTNPAEYSTYAGAYYPAQPQYPPSVPAQPVMLNPAQQPPPPPQQPPPQQQGLSKRERKQIRIRDPNQGGRDITEEIMSGGRTTSTPTPPQAPEMIAIQTNGDVLPPPAVVNRAEEQVNPVNAPATSTPPPPTQTTEQPSSEQPEVPTSTNASPVPEVETVPCGDLVPIPPGEDPKAIAAASPSPPPAPTSPPPELHVSDCIDGPVPPEAPSAQDELHISLATVGQSPIQDDEVEQEVHEEKQESLDMQPEPILDPITEPALVTVELNVEATPAPSMANGSAEPVKEVEPSPAPLMPPQPDMESTVNKPDEVCLPNGVSQDAEEPHEEKLESVPLAITEPKISEELECTPLVDATPVEEETEIPEETPSSTDSAIADDTTMQAAVPVLKKKKRLKDLDRKNVGDVLDAFKEPEVEPVPEPVPPKVELAEPRTATPPVITPDDSEETWEEKEDKLDAENIEPDAPKVEQKYQYKEDQWKPINPEEKKRYDREFLLGFQFIGASMNKPEGLPQISDVVLDKANKTPLRPLDPSRLINCGPDFTPSFANLGRQSSSGRGPPPGPRRSQQGPRKEPRKIIASVSLNDDIQLNKAEKAWKPAVKKQTRSRAAEEDPEDDSEGAKTQDLFRRVRSILNKLTPQMFQQLMKQVSEFTIDTEERLKGVIDLIFEKAISEPNFSVAYANMCRCLMGLKVPTSDKPGVTVNFRKLLLNRCQKEFEKDKDDDEILEQKQKELDAAADEEEKQRLSVELEESKDKARRRSLGNIKFIGELFKLKMLTEPIMHDCIVKLLKNHDEESLECLCRLLSTIGKDLDFEKAKPRMDQYFNQMEKIIKERKTSSRIRFMLQDVLDLRRSNWVPRRVVDQGPKTIDQIHKEAEMEEHREQIKVQQQLMSKKDTPRPTRGGPHGSGGRGSQPQDEGWNTVPISKNRPIDTSRLSKITKPGALDFNNQLLAPGGKGTWGSWGKGSSGGSGAKPSESAESGRPATSTLNRFSALQQPGVSSTSSSSSMDSDRRVPHRSSSSRDRSDRDRVDRERGDRNRFDRFERRDSRDDRSADRNRPTVTKRSFSKESEERSHGADGRGEAVRRVASMTDDRSGRGSRDRSKESVKCEPTPPTATAKPALSEDEVDKKSKAIVEEYLHINDMKEALQCVQELNSTSLLFVFVRNGVESTLERSTIAREHMGLLAHQLVTKGVLPPEQFYKGLHETLELADDMAIDIPHIWLYLAEIITPMLQEGGIPMGQLFKEISKPLLPIGKAAVLLVQILNLLCKGLSHKKAGALWVEAGLNWKDFLPEDEDVNQFVTEQNVEFTLREESDQPTKKELTMEDLIKQLDKLIQDKASNQRIHDWVEANLDEHQISSQFVRSLMTSVCQSAIIYENPYKVNVEQITQRAKLLQKYLSDDQKELQALYALQALMVQMEQPANLLRMFFDTLYDEDVIKEEAFYKWESSKDPAEQQGKGVALKSVTAFFTWLREAEEESDNS, encoded by the exons ATGAATAAACCACCGCAGCCTATAACAGGACCCCCTTCAGTCCCCCTCCCTGCCCCATCCCCAGGGTTGACCCAG CCTCCCTTTCCTGCCGGCCAGCCTCAAACTGTTGTCTATACTCCACAGATGAACACTGCCCCGCAGCCCAGACAG TTTGCTCCAGGGCCACGTGCTTTACACCAACAG GGTGGATTCAGGTCACTGCAG TTTTATCCAAACCGGCCCAGTCTGCCCGGCAATGCCCCCCGGGTCCCGCCGAGCAGCACTCCGCGGGCTGTGGCGCCTCCCCATGTCTACCAGTCTGGCTCTCAGATGATGATGATcccccagcagcagctgcagttTGCCAATTCTCAAGGCGCCTATTTCATCCAGTCAGGCCAG TTCCGCACACCGTACATGGCGCAGACGCAACAGTATTCTGTGCCAAGTGGAACAACTGGGTTTTACCCTAATACCAATCCAGCTGAATATAGTACATATG CAGGAGCATATTACCCTGCCCAGCCTCAGTACCCTCCCTCTGTGCCAGCCCAGCCGGTCATGTTGAACCCTGCTCAAcagccaccacctccaccacaacAGCCTCCACCCCAACAGCAAGGCTTGTCTAAAAGGGAGCGCAAGCAG ATCAGAATACGAGATCCTAACCAGGGAGGACGTGACATAACTGAAGAAATCATGTCCGGTGGAAGAACCACGTCGACACCCACTCCTCCTCAG GCTCCTGAAATGATTGCCATTCAAACTAATGGTGATGTGTTGCCGCCTCCTGCAGTTGTGAACAGAGCAG AGGAGCAAGTGAATCCTGTTAATGCTCCAGCTACCTCCACCCCACCACCTCCTACACAGACCACTGAGCAGCCCTCTTCCGAGCAGCCGGAAGTGCCCACTTCTACCAATGCCAGCCCTGTCCCTGAGGTTGAAACTGTCCCATGTGGCGATCTAGTCCCCATTCCCCCTGGTGAGGACCCAAAGGCAATTGCTGCTGCATCTCCCTCACCACCTCCAGCTCCAACTTCTCCCCCACCAGAGCTTCACGTATCTGACTGCATTGATGGGCCAGTGCCTCCTGAAGCCCCTTCAGCTCAGGATGAACTCCATATTAGCCTGGCTACAGTGGGCCAGTCCCCTATTCAGGATGATGAGGTGGAACAAGAGGTCCATGAAGAAAAACAAGAGTCTCTGGACATGCAGCCAGAGCCAATCTTGGATCCGATAACAGAGCCTGCCCTCGTCACAGTCGAACTTAATGTTGAGGCTACTCCAGCTCCATCCATGGCCAATGGTAGTGCTGAACCTGTGAAGGAAGTTGAGCCCTCCCCTGCCCCCTTGATGCCGCCTCAGCCTGATATGGAGTCTACAGTAAACAAACCAGATGAAGTTTGCCTACCTAACGGTGTCTCTCAGGACGCTGAGGAGCCACACGAGGAGAAGCTTGAAAGCGTCCCTTTGGCCATTACTGAACCTAAGATTTCCGAAGAGCTTGAGTGTACGCCTTTGGTTGATGCTACCCCTGTAGAAGAGGAGACTGAGATTCCAGAGGAGACTCCCTCATCCACAGACAGCGCCATTGCTGATGACACCACTATGCAAG CTGCTGTGCCTgttttaaagaagaagaaaagattgAAAGATCTTGACCGAAAGAATGTTGGTGATGTCTTGGATGCCTTTAAAGAG cccGAGGTAGAACCAGTCCCTGAACCCGTGCCCCCGAAGGTTGAGTTGGCAGAGCCACGCACTGCTACGCCCCCAGTAATTACTCCTGATGACTCTGAGGAGACatgggaggagaaggaggataAGCTTGATGCTGAAAACATTGAACCAGATGCACCAAAAGTTGAGCAGAAGTATCAGTACAAAGAAG ATCAATGGAAGCCCATTAACccagaagagaagaagaggtATGATCGTGAGTTCTTGTTGGGCTTCCAGTTTATTGGTGCCAGCATGAACAAGCCTGAGGGTTTGCCACAGATCAGCGACGTTGTGCTTGACAAG GCTAATAAGACGCCATTGCGTCCTTTGGACCCAAGCCGTCTGATAAACTGTGGCCCAGATTTCACCCCGTCCTTTGCCAACCTTGGCAGACAGTCCTCCAGTGGCAGAGGCcct CCCCCTGGCCCACGGCGGTCTCAGCAGGGTCCAAGGAAGGAACCACGGAAGATCATCGCCAGTGTGTCGCTCAATGATGACATACAGCTGAATAAGGCAGAGAAAGCATGGAAACCTGCAGTCAAGAAGCAGACCCGCAGTCGTGCTGCAGAAGAGGACCCTGAAGATGACTCTGAGGGCGCCAAAACACAGGATCTGTTTCGCCGTGTGAGGAGCATTTTGAATAAACTCACACCTCAGATGTTCCAGCAGCTGATGAAACAGGTGTCTGAGTTTACCATTGACACAGAAGAGAGGCTCAAGGGTGTTATTGACCTGATCTTTGAGAAAGCCATTTCTGAACCCAACTTCTCTGTAGCTTATGCCAACATGTGCCGCTGCCTTATGGGG CTGAAAGTCCCCACATCAGATAAGCCTGGAGTCACTGTGAATTTTCGCAAGCTGCTGCTTAACCGTTGTCAGAAGGAGTTTGAGAAGGACAAGGACGATGATGAGATCCTTGAGCAAAAGCAGAAAGAAttggatgctgctgctgat gaggaagagaagCAACGACTGAGTGTTGAGCTTGAGGAGTCCAAGGACAAAGCTCGGCGGCGGTCTCTTGGCAACATCAAATTCATTGGAGAACTGTTTAAGCTCAAGATGTTGACAGAGCCCATTATGCATGACTGCATAGTCAAGCTGCTGAAAAACCATGATGAGGAAAGCCTGGAGTGTTTGTGCCGCCTCCTGTCAACTATTGGCAAGGACCTGGACTTTGAGAAAGCCAAG CCACGTATGGACCAGTACTTCAACCAGATGGAGAAGATAATCAAGGAGAGGAAAACATCATCTAGAATTCGTTTCATGCTTCAGGATGTTCTGGACTTAAGAAGG AGCAACTGGGTGCCCAGAAGAGTAGTAGACCAGGGGCCCAAGACCATTGACCAGATCCACAAAGAAGCAGAAATGGAAGAGCACAGAGAGCAGATCAAAGTACAGCAGCAGCTCATGTCCAAGAAAGACACACCAAGACCCACCCGAGGAGGACCTCATGGGTCTGGGGGTCGTGGCAGTCAGCCACAAGATGAGGGCTGGAATACTGTCCCGATCAGCAAGAACAGACCCATTGATACCAGCCGCCTCAGCAAGATCACTAAG CCTGGAGCCTTGGACTTTAACAACCAGCTCCTAGCCCCTGGAGGAAAGGGCACTTGGGGCAGCTGGGGCAAGGGCAGCAGTGGAGGCAGTGGGGCCAAACCCAGTGAGTCAG CAGAGTCTGGCCGTCCGGCCACCAGCACCCTAAATCGCTTTTCAGCTCTGCAGCAGCCGGGAGTCTCGTCCacttcctcgtcttcctccaTGGACTCTGACAGACGAGTGCCACACAG GAGCAGCTCCAGTCGAGATCGTAGTGACCGGGATCGTGTGGACCGGGAGCGTGGCGATCGTAATCGTTTTGACCGGTTTGAGAGGCGTGATAGCCGGGATGACCGTAGTGCAGACAGGAATCGTCCAACTGTGACCAAGCGCAGCTTTAGCAAAGAGAGTGAGGAGCGTAGCCATGGAGCGGATGGCCGTGGAGAAGCTGTGCGTCGTGTTGCTAGTATGACTGATGACCGATCAGGACGTGGTTCCAGGGACAGGAGCAAGGAGAGCG TGAAGTGTGAACCCACCCCACCCACAGCTACAGCCAAGCCAGCCCTCAGTGAGGACGAGGTGGATAAGAAGTCTAAGGCTATTGTTGAGGAGTACCTGCACATCAATGACATGAAG GAGGCACTGCAGTGTGTGCAGGAGCTGAAcagcacatctctgctcttcgTCTTTGTGCGGAATGGTGTGGAGTCCACACTGGAGCGCAGCACAATTGCCAGGGAGCACATGGGCCTCTTGGCTCACCAACTCGTCACTAAGGGTGTACTACCTCCAGAGCAGTTCTACAAAGG ACTGCATGAAACTCTGGAATTGGCAGATGACATGGCCATAGACATTCCCCACATATGGCTATACCTGGCTGAGATAATCACCCCCATGCTTCAGGAGGGTGGAATTCCCATGGGACAACTCTTCAA agaAATTTCAAAACCACTGCTGCCTATTGGAAAAGCTGCGGTCCTCCTGGTGCAGATTCTTAATCTGTTGTGCAAAGGACTT AGCCATAAAAAGGCTGGAGCACTTTGGGTTGAGGCTGGGCTCAATTGGAAGGACTTTTTGCCAGAGGATGAAGATGTCAACCAGTTTGTCACAGAACAG AATGTGGAGTTTACTCTTAGGGAAGAGTCAGATCAACCTACTAAAAAGGAGCTTACTATGGAGGATTTGATCAAGCAGCTGGACAAACTCATCCAGGACAAAGCTAGCAACCAGAGGATCCATGACTGGGTGGAA GCTAATTTGGATGAGCACCAGATCTCTAGTCAGTTTGTGAGATCGCTCATGACTTCTGTCTGTCAGTCGGCCATTATTT ATGAAAACCCATACAAAGTGAATGTGGAGCAAATTACTCAAAGGGCCAAACTCCTCCAGAAGTACCTGAGTGATGACCAGAAGGAACTGCAGGCACTTTATGCTCTCCAGGCACTCATGGTGCAGATGGAGCAACCTGCTA ACTTGCTACGCATGTTTTTTGACACACTCTACGATGAGGATGTGATTAAGGAGGAGGCCTTCTACAAATGGGAGTCCAGCAAGGATCCTGCTGAGCAGCAGGGAAAGGGTGTGGCCCTGAAGTCAGTGACAGCCTTTTTCACCTGGCTTCGTGAAGCAGAAGAGGAGTCAGACAACAGCTAG